In one window of Thermodesulfobacteriota bacterium DNA:
- a CDS encoding NADH-quinone oxidoreductase subunit C has product MMRCVRIFDLAESRPLAEDRFREFLREGIAGGDRLLAFFAEEPSPGRFLLHAVVGGSAPGRFAHGCAEISGQAYSTFTDVCPAAHWFEREVYDQFGIVPEGHPELNPLRFHEGWPKRFFPSRSPEAPEAEPRRGYRFLQVRGEGIHEVSVGPVHAGVIEPGHFRFSCAGETIQHLEIRLGYQHKGTESLLAGKPGYRHLILAESISGDTAVGHSNACARLLEALLGRPADPSAESWRSIALELERIANHVGDLGGLATDIGYLFGAAHFAHLRGQALGLLTTLTGNRYGRGLNRIGGLAPRIPGTAPEPILDRLRRLRVDAEKGGSIMLEAPSVVVRMEGTGCLRLRTATTLGIVGPAGRASGRDVDARRDFPSPCFAEFPPTVILQREGDVLARARERYEEMLESFRWLSLVLPTAGAGGGALSGGSADAPSGRRLVVSVEEGWRGEIVHAAVVDEAGGIAAYKVVDPSFHNWPGLAFAVRENVISDFPLCNKSFNLSYSGADL; this is encoded by the coding sequence ATGATGCGCTGCGTCCGGATATTCGACCTCGCGGAATCCCGGCCTCTGGCCGAGGACCGGTTCCGGGAATTTCTCCGGGAGGGGATCGCGGGGGGCGACCGCCTGCTGGCGTTTTTCGCGGAGGAGCCCTCCCCGGGCCGGTTCCTCCTGCACGCGGTCGTCGGGGGAAGCGCGCCGGGCCGGTTCGCCCACGGCTGCGCGGAGATCTCCGGCCAGGCCTACTCCACCTTCACGGATGTCTGCCCGGCCGCCCACTGGTTCGAGCGGGAGGTCTACGACCAGTTCGGCATCGTCCCCGAGGGACACCCCGAGCTCAACCCGCTGCGCTTTCACGAAGGATGGCCGAAGCGCTTCTTCCCGTCCCGGAGCCCGGAGGCCCCGGAGGCGGAGCCGCGCAGGGGATACCGGTTCCTTCAGGTCCGGGGCGAGGGGATCCACGAAGTGTCCGTGGGGCCCGTCCACGCGGGAGTCATCGAGCCGGGGCATTTCCGCTTCTCCTGCGCCGGGGAGACGATCCAGCACCTCGAGATCCGGCTCGGGTACCAGCACAAGGGGACGGAGTCGCTGCTCGCCGGGAAGCCGGGGTACCGGCATCTGATCCTTGCCGAATCGATCTCGGGCGACACGGCCGTCGGCCATTCCAACGCCTGCGCCCGCCTCCTCGAGGCGCTCCTCGGGCGGCCGGCGGATCCGTCGGCGGAAAGCTGGCGCTCCATCGCGCTCGAGCTGGAGCGGATCGCCAACCATGTCGGGGACCTGGGCGGCCTCGCGACCGACATCGGGTACCTTTTCGGCGCCGCCCACTTCGCCCATCTGCGCGGGCAGGCGCTCGGCCTCCTGACCACGCTTACGGGAAACCGGTACGGGCGCGGCCTGAACCGGATCGGCGGATTGGCGCCGCGCATCCCGGGAACCGCCCCGGAGCCGATCCTCGACCGGCTGCGCCGTCTGCGGGTGGACGCCGAAAAGGGCGGGTCGATCATGCTCGAGGCGCCCTCCGTCGTCGTCCGGATGGAAGGGACCGGCTGCCTCCGCCTCCGGACGGCGACGACGCTGGGCATCGTCGGCCCCGCCGGCCGGGCATCGGGACGCGACGTCGACGCGCGGCGCGATTTCCCGTCTCCCTGCTTCGCGGAGTTCCCGCCGACGGTCATATTGCAGCGGGAGGGCGACGTCCTGGCCCGCGCGCGGGAGCGCTACGAGGAGATGCTCGAATCGTTCCGATGGCTGTCGCTCGTGCTCCCGACGGCGGGAGCCGGCGGCGGCGCGCTTTCCGGCGGCTCCGCGGATGCGCCTTCCGGCCGCAGGCTGGTCGTGTCCGTGGAGGAGGGGTGGCGCGGGGAGATCGTCCACGCCGCCGTGGTCGACGAGGCGGGAGGGATCGCGGCTTACAAGGTCGTGG